GATCTTCCCTAGATATTGGAGGATGGGATTCGGTAAAGACAATATCACTGAGAGATATAAGATAGTGAGGATATGTTTTCACGATGATTTGGAGATTCATCGTTGCGAGATTCTTGATGTTAACATTGGGAGATGGAGGAGACTGAGTCCACCTCCTTATGTGTTAGGGTTTAGAAGGAAGTCGACATGTGTGAATGGGTCCATCTACTGGGTAGAAGTAATTCCTCGGTACAAACTTTTAGCTTTGAATCTTCACACAGAAGAGTGGCGTGACCTTACACTACCGCTGGGAACACTAGGAACTTCATGCCAAGTAGCAAACCTTGAAAACCGGCTGGCCTTAGCCGCAACCTATTTTAGTAATCATCATTGGAATGTGAAGATATGGTGTATGCATGCACCACAAGAAGAAGCATGGAGCGTGATGTATACCATACGTTTATTCCCTTCAGAGCACCGTTACGACGGCAGTTTCCCTTTATGGTTTTGGGCTAGGCCAGTAGCGGTTTCTAAGCAaggaaatcttttttttcatgACAACTGCAAGAGGTTGTTCAAATATTACCCAGAGACAGATGTAGTTTGTTGCGTTCATACAGATATTTGTGTGATATCTCCTTTTGTTGAAGATTTGGTCCCACTTGGACCTTTGGATTCTGTTCCGAACATGATGAGGACATTTGGACTTCAACATCTAGATCATGTGCCCTTCTCCTCtaggatatctaattttttcaGACGAATGGAGTTCCCGAGTAGCTTGATCACTACTGCTTTTGTGACTCTAGCAACATTTCAGTTTTGTTCCCTATTGTCTAGGTCTTGATATTGTTGCCCGGCTAGTTGTCTCGTATTGATTCAAAACCGCATGCCTTTTTTCTTCCTATGCCGATGTTCTGGCATCTGGCTTTGTGAAATGTTTGCTGTA
This genomic stretch from Raphanus sativus cultivar WK10039 chromosome 3, ASM80110v3, whole genome shotgun sequence harbors:
- the LOC108845607 gene encoding F-box/LRR-repeat protein At2g43260-like, which encodes MSFSHVLSSEVLEEIFLRLPLKSILKFKTVSKQWRSILESKRFAEGRRMMNIQTKLKILVAVDRNLIQHELHRDEEVEIVYLHSNVAASRPSLSCDSLVCIPVPGWVKVFNPSTGVFLRYFSSSPETMISRHDFDFLDPRFEIFPRYWRMGFGKDNITERYKIVRICFHDDLEIHRCEILDVNIGRWRRLSPPPYVLGFRRKSTCVNGSIYWVEVIPRYKLLALNLHTEEWRDLTLPLGTLGTSCQVANLENRLALAATYFSNHHWNVKIWCMHAPQEEAWSVMYTIRLFPSEHRYDGSFPLWFWARPVAVSKQGNLFFHDNCKRLFKYYPETDVVCCVHTDICVISPFVEDLVPLGPLDSVPNMMRTFGLQHLDHVPFSSRISNFFRRMEFPSSLITTAFVTLATFQFCSLLSRS